From the genome of Colletotrichum higginsianum IMI 349063 chromosome 4, whole genome shotgun sequence, one region includes:
- a CDS encoding Amidase gives MGSLKTEPWELAAAKKRESLAASIPPEWRAPKTLLPPDSQDDVTTWPETSGWFTAEELAITDSTAAELIAKLASGELKSVDVTTAFCKRAVAAHQLTNCLSETCFDRALATARARDEHLARTGRPVGPFHGLPISLKDNFHLKGLDATVGFTSHIGNPSDTDAALAALLEDAGAVFYVKTNVPTAMMIAESVNNVFGRTVNPRNRNLTSGGSSGGESALIAMKGSPLGIGTDIGKWLSPHPRRLHRHLHPPPFLRSLPDPRLPLRHAYETARELGTHEMWQLHIERTAYQKRYLDRWNEAGIDAILCPTTPFASVRNGDYKHVGYTGVYNVLDYSCVSFPTGLSADESLDVLLDSHGTPLGPDCEAVNAQYDPSAVHGMPISLQLVARRLEEEKAIAMVGRVLEVL, from the exons ATGGGAAGCCTCAAGACCGAACCCTGggagctggccgccgccaagaagcgcgagtccctcgccgcctccatccCCCCGGAATGGCGCGCGCCCAAGACCCTGCTGCCCCCGGACTCCCAGGACGACGTCACGACCTGGCCCGAGACGTCCGGCTGGTTCACCGCGGAGGAGCTCGCCATCACCGacagcaccgccgccgaactCATCGCGAAACTCGCCTCGGGGGAGCTCAAGTCGGTGGACGTCACGACGGCCTTTTGTAAgcgtgccgtcgccgctcaTCAACTC ACAAACTGCCTCTCGGAAACATGCTTCgaccgcgccctcgccacgGCCAGGGCCAGGGACGAACACCTCGCGCGCACCGGGCGGCCCGTCGGCCCGttccacggcctgcccatcTCCCTCAAGGACAACTTCCACCTCAAGGGCCTCGACGCCACCGTGGGCTTCACCTCGCACATCGGCAACCCGTCCGACAccgacgccgcgctcgccgccctgctcgaggacgccggcgccgtcttctACGTCAAGACCAACGTGCCCACCGCCATGATGATCGCCGAGTCCGTCAACAACGTCTTTGGCCGCACCGTCAACCCGCGGAACAGGAACCTCACGAGCGGCGGGAGCTCCGGCGGGGAGTCCGCGCTCATCGCCATGAAGGGGAGCCCTCTCGGCATCGGGACTGATATCGGTAa GTGGCTCTCTCCGCATCCCCGCCGCCTGCACCGGCATCTTCACCCTCCGCCCTTCCTTCGGTCGCTTCCCGACCCTCGGCTGCCGCTCCGGCAT GCGTACGAGACGGCCCGGGAGCTGGGCACCCACGAGATGTGGCAGCTGCACATCGAGCGGACGGCGTACCAGAAGCGGTACCTCGACCGGTGGaacgaggccggcatcgacgcgATCCTCTGCCCGACCACGCCGTTCGCCAGCGTCAGGAACGGGGACTACAAGCATG TTGGGTACACCGGCGTGTACAACGTGCTGGACTACTCTTGCGTGTCGTTCCCCACGGGGCTCTCGGCGGACGAGAGCCTGGACGTGCTCCTCGACTCCCACGGGACGCCGCTGGGGCCGGACTGcgaggccgtcaacgccCAAT ACGATCCATCCGCCGTTCACGGGATGCCCATCAGCCT
- a CDS encoding 3-hydroxyacyl-CoA dehydrogenase, with the protein MAPPSDYRIRPVAILGGGVLGRRIACTWASGGYNVQVREPDAKQHQPCLDYVAENVDRYPASGIRQPGTVRVFQDLETAVRDAWLVIEAVPERIEIKTDTFAELEAKAPADAVLASNSSSYRSSEMLGKIAREETKARIMNTHYYMPPNNMVVELMTDGHTDPSYFPFMTARQREVGTRPFTARKESTGFVFNRLWAAIKRETVSILAEGVSSPEEIDALFCELSKRGLGPCRMMDEVGLDTVAFIEDHYVKERGLSPENTVDFLQREYLAKGRLGHKSAKGGFYPHLPKIVALDLGLANPEDQTTSGQVLQLSAEGHLERVLAEGQHVPDGIDIDHKTGRMFWTCMGTPGERDGAVFSANADGSDVRSLFAPGAVNTPKQLVVDSASGKIYFSDREGMRVYRADLDGGRLETLVVGGDDASDLRSWCVGVSVAPGLGKFYWTQKGAPKSGQGRIFCAGIEMPEGKTAETRDDVVCVLGDLPEPIDLEVDEAAGALFWTDRGEIPKGNTLNRAAIDAETGLLAAAAAAPGGAKYEILVRHLNEAIGVKLDRENGHVYFSDLGGSIYRCNADGSEKRKIFVDENRAISGIAILRD; encoded by the exons ATGGCTCCACCATCAGACTACCGCATCCGTcccgtcgccatcctcggAGGCGGCGTGTTGGGTCGTCGCATAG CCTGCACATGGGCCTCGGGCGGCTACAACGTCCAGGTCCGCGAGCCGGACGCCAAGCAGCACCAGCCCTGCCTAGACTACGTCGCGGAGAACGTCGACAGATACCCGGCCTCGGGCATACGGCAGCCCGGCACTGTCCGGGTCTTCCAAGACCTCGAGACGGCCGTGCGGGACGCCTGGCTTGTCATCGAGGCCGTGCCGGAACGCATCGAGATCAAGACGGACACAttcgccgagctcgaggccaaggcgcccgccgacgccgtcttgGCGAGcaactcgtcgtcgtaccGCTCGTCCGAGATGCTCGGCAAGATCGCGCGCGAGGAGACCAAGGCCCGCATCATGAACACGCACTACTACATGCCGCCCAACAACATGGTCGTCGAGCTCATGACGGACGGGCACACGGACCCGTCCTACTTCCCCTTCATGACGGCGCGGCAGAGGGAGGTCGGCACGAGGCCGTTCACGGCGCGCAAGGAGTCGACGGGCTTCGTCTTCAACCGGCTCTGGGCCGCCATCAAGCGGGAGACGGTGTCGATCCTGGCCGAAGGGGTGTCGAGCCCCGAGGAGATTGACGCGCTGTTCTGCGAGCTGAGCAAGCGCGGTCTGGGACCCTGCCGGATGATGGATG AGGTCGGTCTCGACACCGTCGCCTTCATCGAAGACCACTACGTCAAGGAGCGCGGCCTGTCGCCCGAGAACACGGTCGACTTCCTGCAGCGGGAGTACCTCGCCAAGGGCCGTCTGGGCCACAAGTCGGCCAAGGGCGGCTTTTACCCGCACCTCCCCAAGATCGTCgcgctcgacctcggcctcgcgaACCCGGAGGACCAGACGACGTCCGGGCAGGTCCTGCAGCTCTCGGCGGAGGGCCACCTGGAgcgcgtcctcgccgagggccagcaCGTGCccgacggcatcgacatcgaccaCAAGACGGGCCGCATGTTCTGGACGTGCATGGGCACGCCGGGCGAGCGGGACGGCGCCGTGTTCTCGGCTAACGCGGACGGCAGCGACGTCAGGTCGCTCTTCGCGCCGGGCGCCGTCAACACGCCGaagcagctcgtcgtcgactcggcctcgggcAAGATCTACTTCAGCGACCGCGAGGGCATGCGGGTGTACCGCGCCGAcctggacggcggccgcctcgagacgctcgtcgtgggcggcgacgacgcgtCGGACCTCCGGTCGTGGTGCGTCGGCGTCTCGGTGGCGCCGGGGCTGGGCAAGTTCTACTGGACGCAGAAGGGCGCGCCCAAGTCGGGCCAGGGACGCATCTTCTGCGCGGGCATCGAGATGCCCGAggggaagacggccgagacgcgcgacgacgtcgtctgCGTGCTGGGCGACCTGCCGGAGCCGATCGACctcgaggtggacgaggcggcgggcgcccTCTTCTGGACGGACCGCGGGGAGATCCCCAAGGGCAACACGCTGAACAGGGCGGCCATCGACGCGGAGACGGGgctgttggcggcggcggcggcggccccgggCGGCGCAAAGTACGAGATCCTGGTGAGGCACCTCAACGAGGCCATCGGCGTCAAGCTGGACCGGGAGAACGGGCACGTGTATTTCAGCGACCTCGGGGGCAGCATCTACAGGTGCAACGCGGACGGgtcggagaagaggaagatcTTCGTGGACGAGAACCGGGCCATCTCTGGCATTGCCATCTTGCGGGACTAG
- a CDS encoding Guanyl-specific ribonuclease N1: MVCLKPALVFALCAVSAAANPIAALDKRQAAVDVGTANIGTVTCGDNRYSKKQIEEATAEGCRLHAANQQLGSSQYPHRFNNRENLAFASSGPYQEFPIISSGNYTGRSPGPDRIVFDPDYRSGCVYVGTMTHTGASGRNGFVSCNQTKSSSSGGGGSGSSSNGTSAASALSGPTSLGAAVSILSLLALAA; the protein is encoded by the exons atggtcTGCCTCAAGCCCGCCCTCGTTTTCGCTCTCTgcgccgtctccgccgcTGCGAACCCCATCGCCGCGCTCGACAAGCGCCAggctgccgtcgacgtcggcaccGCCAACATCGGCACCGTCACCTGCGGCGACAACCGCTACTCCAAGAAGCAGATCGAAGAGGCCACCGCCGAGGGCTGCCGCCTCCACGCCGCCAACCAGCAGCTCGGCTCCAGCCAGTACCCGCACCGCTTCAACAACCGCGAGAAcctcgccttcgccagcTCGGGGCCCTACCAGGAGTTCCCCATCATCAGCTCGGGCAACTACACCGGTC GGTCTCCCGGGCCCGATcgcatcgtcttcgatcccgACTACCGCAGCGGCTGCGTCTACGTCGGCACCATGACGCACACTGGCGCCTCCGGACGCAACGGCTTTGTCTCGTGCAACCAGACCaagtcgtcctcgtcgggaGGAGGTGGCAGCGGCTCCTCCAGCAACGGCACCTCGGCCGCGTCCGCCCTGTCGGGCCCGACGTCGCTCGGCGCCGCAGTGTCCATCTTGTCTCTGCTGGCCCTTGCCGCATGA
- a CDS encoding Kinesin light, translated as MTGNMDHDISSFLRLGNHDIPPTTPRLFLEVKAPSQMSLTLPYKVQFVLRRAKRDGVNRPCVVRWNPSLEAFGPSGLIVLRHASEKDDSFEQLAIEHDGLTEPPEAEGRTLTDGQTDFWFTLAPGGEARLDALLPERYYRVLQADGRYTLLYPGAQLAVWDWGSGQNGSGTETRQAAAEDQGGGQKTRPALVVPGGARVSFATQAEQPPWPGREALEAKEGFHRANLEEWRWRREEARQDMRFREDTPPPRRPSERVPESPALSVTLQCAPTMTRTQQVTVTVTVTYDGVCGPGGDVEQATRPITFRSWAVMALEDDPWRDGFRLYRRRGSDVDGPWEECEEDDGGHDGFRTYDGPDRPVHVASHEQFTSLRPGESWTTTTHLQSMIPADAAPGDVFSYGFRGAVVDWWDWGSAEDHAETVVVLPSWIADRVVRPADNEGRPRLVVPKAGPVDLRIVG; from the exons ATGACAGGTAATATGGACCACGACATTTCTAGCTTCCTTCGCCTTGGCAACCATGATATCCC GCCTACGACCCCTCGTCTCTTTCTCGAAGTCAAGGCCCCGTCGCAGATGTCTCTCACTCTGCCGTACAAGGTGCAGTTCGTGCTCCGCCGCGCAAAGAGGGACGGGGTAAATCGCCCGTGTGTTGTCCGCTGGAACCCCAGCCTCGAGGCATTTGGCCCCTCGGGCCTCATAGTCCTACGTCACGCCAGCGAAAAAGACGATAGCTTCGAGCAGCTTGCTATCGAGCACGACGGGCTAACAGAGCCTCCCGAGGCAGAGGGACGCACCCTCACCGACGGCCAGACTGACTTCTGGTTTACGCTTGCGCCCGGTGGCGAAGCACGTCTCGACGCGCTGCTACCGGAGCGCTACTACCGTGTGCTCCAGGCTGATGGCAGGTATACGTTGCTGTACCCCGGAGCGCAGCTTGCCGTCTGGGACTGGGGCTCGGGTCAGAACGGTTCCGGCACGGAAACTCGACAGGCCGCAGCTGAAGACCAAGGGGGCGGGCAAAAAAcccggccggccttggtgGTCCCCGGAGGCGCTCGAGTTTCGTTCGCAACGCAGGCGGAGCAGCCTCCGTGGCCGGGGCGGGAGGCGCTCGAGGCAAAGGAAGGCTTCCACAGAGCGAACCTGGAAGagtggcggtggcggcgtgAGGAGGCCAGACAAGACATGAGGTTCCGCGAGGATACACCCCCGCCCCGTCGGCCGAGTGAGAGAGT CCCGGAGTCGCCGGCGCTTTCTGTGACGCTGCAGTGTGCGCCGACCATGACACGGACACAGCAGGTCACGGTTACGGTGACGGTCACTTATGATGGCGTCTGCGGACCAGGAGGCGATGTCGAACAAGCCACACGGCCGATCACGTTCCGGTCCTGGGCTGTCATGGCACTTGAAGACGACCCATGGCGCGATGGCTTCCGGTTATaccgccgacgaggcagTGACGTCGACGGGCCGTGGGAGGagtgcgaggaggacgacggcggccacgatGGGTTTCGGACATACGATGGCCCCGATAGGCCTGTCCACGTCGCTAGCCACGAACAATTCACCAGTCTACGCCCAGGGGAGTCGTGGACGACCACGACGCACCTGCAGAGCATGATTCCCGCGGACGCAGCTCCGGGCGACGTCTTCTCGTACGGGTTCAGAGGGGCGGTTGTGGACTGGTGGGACTGGGGCAGTGCCGAAGACCATGCCGAGACTGTAGTCGTGTTGCCCAGTTGGATTGCAGACAGGGTTGTTCGCCCTGCAGACAACGAGGGACGGCCGAGGTTGGTGGTGCCGAAGGCCGGTCCTGTTGACTTAAGAATTGTGGGATGA
- a CDS encoding alanyl-tRNA synthetase — MGSIAARTYLAFQHNAKLHALKTVVTAVRPFADLEKPNRQLFKDGGDHDHVVVTEQTIFHPQGGGQPSDVGAMTAPSGASFAVASVRMDAVREGQVLHFGRFATTTTTTSSTSKDATTTAARFAPGDEVDQAIDAEKRLLYSRLHTAGHVLGAAVRHLLEGEVEGFDELKASHFPDAASCEFQGLIDGAWKAPIQARLDEYIAAAMPVRVDFWDEDDFRRRGLERLIPDRSLAPPGGKFRVVEVVGAEVYPCGGTHVDSTDLCGETVVKKISRSKGRSKVSYALK; from the coding sequence ATGGGGTCAATAGCCGCCAGGACATACCTGGCCTTCCAGCACAACGCCAAACTGCACGCCCTCAAGaccgtcgtcaccgccgtTCGCCCCTTTGCAGACCTCGAGAAGCCCAACCGCCAGCTCttcaaggacggcggcgaccacgaccacgtcgtcgtcaccgagcAGACCATCTTCCACCCtcagggcggcggccagccctccgacgtcggcgccatgACGGCCCCCTCGGGCGCCtccttcgccgtcgcctctGTCCGCATGGACGCCGTCCGCGAAGGCCAGGTCCTGCATTTTGGACGCttcgccaccaccaccaccaccaccagcagcaccagtAAAGACGCCACCACGACCGCCGCCCGCTTCGCCCCCGgagacgaggtcgaccaggccatcgacgccgagaagcgccTGCTCTACTCGCGCCTGCACACCGCCGGCCACgtgctcggcgccgccgtgcgccacctgctcgagggcgaggtcgagggcttcgacgagctcaaggccTCGCACTTCCCGGACGCCGCCTCGTGCGAGTTCCAGGGCCTCATCGACGGCGCCTGGAAGGCGCCCATCCAGGCCCGGCTGGACGAgtacatcgccgccgccatgcccGTGCGCGTCGACTTctgggacgaggacgacttccgccgccgcgggctcGAGCGCCTGATCCCGGACCGGAGcctggcgccgccgggcgGCAAGttccgcgtcgtcgaggtcgtcggcgccgaggtctACCCCTGCGGCGGCACGCATGTCGACTCGACGGACCTGTGCGGGGAGACCGTCGTCAAGAAGATCTCGAGGAGTAAGGGGCGGTCCAAGGTCAGCTACGCCTTGAAGTGA
- a CDS encoding Argininosuccinate synthase — MSKGTVCLALRFRYSGGLDTSAILKWLLEEQYEVVCYLSNIGQEEDWAAVEKKGESGRTKTLSLQIGAKKMIIDDLKREFVEELCWKAVQCNAIFEDQYLLGTSLARPVIARGMMKAAAREGCQFVSHGCTGKGNDQVRFELAFYTINPQIRCISPWRLPEFYKRFQGRNDLLDYAAEKGIPVTSTKAKPYSMDDNLAHCSYEAGILEDPNVTPPEDMWTKTVSPLKAPDTPLDITIHFDKGIPVKVVTPQQTSTDAVELFTLLNKVGGEHGVGRIDIVESRFIGLKSRGAYDSPAMTILRLAHISIEGLVMDGRLRSLRDNLSKQWSELLYNGMYFSPERAFLQPSLDFSQQRVNGEVRLRLYKGHVAVLGRTSEEKLYSEEDASMDSLTTFDPSDTSGFITIQAIRLKKYGLQMAEAGIEF; from the exons ATGTCCAAGGGAACCGTGTGCCTGGC TCTGCGATTTAGATACTCAGGCGGG CTCGATACGTCGGCCATCCTCAAGTGGTTGCTGGAGGAGCAATATGAAGTTGT CTGCTACCTCAGCAACATCGGCCAGGAGGAAGATTGGGCTGctgtcgagaagaagggtgAGTCAGGCCGAACCAAAACATTGT CTCTCCAGATTGGCGCCAAGAAG ATGATCATTGACGACCTCAAACGCGAGTTTGTTGA GGAGCTTTGCTGGAAGGCCGTCCAATGT AACGCGATCTTCGAGGACCAATACCTCCTGG GAACGAGCTTGGCTCGACCTGTCATTGCCCGTGGCATgatgaaggccgccgcccgag AGGGATGCCAGTTCGTGTCTCACGGCTGC ACCGGAAAAGGCAACGACCAGGTCAGGTTTG AACTCGCCTTCTACACCATCAACCCCCAGATTCGCTGCATCAGCCCTTGGCGTCTGCCCGAGTTCTACAAGCGCTTCCAA GGCCGCAACGACCTGCTTGACTATGCCGCGGAGAAGG GCATTCCTGTCACCTCCACCAAGGCCAAGCCCTACTCAATGGACGACAACTTGGCCCACTGCTCCTACGAG GCTGGCATCCTTGAGGACCCCAATGTGACCCCCCCTGAGGACATGTGGACCAAGACTGTCTCCCCCTTGAAGGCTCCTGATACTCCCCTCGACATCACCATCCACTTCGACAAGGGCATTCCCGTGAAGGTCGTCACCCCTCAGCAGACATCCACCGATGCCGTTGAGCTTTTCACTCTGCTGAACAAGGTCGGCGGTGAGCACGGCGTCGGTCGCATT GACATTGTTGAGTCGCGTTTCATTGGCCTTAAGTCCAGGGGCGCTTACG ACTCGCCCGCTATGACTATCCTCCGTCTTGCTCACATCTCCATCGAGGGCCT TGTGATGGACGGTCGTTTGAGGTCCCTGCGCGACAACCTGAGCAAGCAATGGTCTGAGCTGCTCTACAACGGCATGTACTTCAGCCCTGAGCGGGCTTTCTTGCAAC CCAGTCTCGACTTCTCTCAGCAGCGG GTCAACGGCGAGGTTCGCCTCCGCTTGTACAAGGGTCACGTCGCCGTCCTGGGCCGCACTTCTGAGGAGAAGCTGTACTCCGAAGAGGATGCGTCCATGGATTCCCTGACCACCTTTGATCCTTCCGACACGTCGGGCTTCATCACCATCCAGGCCATCCGCCTCAAGAAG TACGGTCTCCAAATGGCTGAGGCCGGCATTGAGTTTTAA
- a CDS encoding major facilitator superfamily transporter: protein MALDKIRQYLNVEYAPGERKLLRKCDFFILTFCCLSYLVNYLDRTNLNNAYVSGMKEELGFVGDQLNQINTCFTIGYVLGQVPSNLSLHYVKPRIWFPLMMVVWGALTMCTASVHSPQSIMAIRFLQGIAEASTFVGTHYILGAWYTERELGKRSGIFTASGLAGTFFGGFIQTGIHASMDGLHGLSGWRWLFIIDGLMTLPVALYGFLCFPDTPHTTTAFYFSEEEKALARARVPVVVQEERSPLTLRFARKVLTSWYWWGFVVLWIVAGETESFSTNALLGLYMKSHPVHKYSVAQLNNYPTGVPAVGIVSTLFWATLTDLLGGKRYLVAYFIGATGVATSAMVLVAARDPTSAGSTAVVFGAYYWAGAVYACQATFFAWCNDAMRYEEGVFRGVVLAGMNLGSNAVNAWWSILFYGASMAPWFTRGMWAMIASSIALIVWTSGLTYLAHREEQRRVLNAEAGETGSVAKRSDTKDDDAV from the exons ATGGCCCTCGACAAGATCCGCCAATACCTGAACGTCGAGTACGCGCCGGGGGAACGCAAGCTCCTGAGAAAATGTGACTTCTTCATCTTGACCTTTTGCTGTCTGA GCTACTTGGTGAATTAT CTCGACCGCACCAACCTCAACAATGCCTACGTCTCGGGCatgaaggaggagctgggcTTCGTGGGTGACCAGCTCAACCAGATCAACACTTGCTTTACAATCGG CtacgtcctcggccaggtccCCTCCAACCTGTCGCTGCACTACGTCAAGCCGCGCATCTGGTTCCCGCTGATGATGGTCGTCTGGGGCGCGCTGACCATGTGCACCGCCAGCGTGCACAGCCCGCAGTCCATCATGGCCATCCGCTTCCTCCagggcatcgccgaggcctcgACCTTTGTCGGCACGCACTACATCCTCGGCGCCTGGTACACGGAGCGCGAGCTCGGCAAGCGCAGCGGCATCTTCACGGCCTCgggcctcgccggcaccTTCTTCGGCGGCTTCATCCAGACGGGCATCCACGCCAGCATGGACGGCCTGCACGGCCTCAGCGGCTGGCGCTGGCTGttcatcatcgacggcctCATGACGCTGCCCGTCGCGCTCTACGGCTTCCTGTGCTTCCCGGACACGCCgcacacgacgacggccttctaCTTCagcgaggaagagaaggccCTCGCGCGCGCCCGCgtgcccgtcgtcgtccaggagGAGCGGTCGCCGCTGACGCTGCGGTTCGCCAGAAAGGTCCTCACGTCGTGGTACTGGTGGGGCTTCGTCGTGCTCTGGATCGTCGCGGGCGAGACCGAGTCCTTCAGCACCAACGCGCTGCTGGGGCTCTACATGAAGAGCCACCCCGTCCACAAGTACAGCGTGGCGCAGCTCAACAACTACCCGACGGGCGTGCCCGCCGTGGGCATCGTGTCGACGCTCTTCTGGGCGACGCTGACGGacctgctcggcggcaagcGGTACCTCGTCGCGTACTTCATCGGCGCCACCGGCGTCGCGACGTCGGCCATGGTGCTGGTGGCGGCCCGGGACCCGACGAGCGCCGGGTCGacggccgtcgtcttcggcgcctACTACTGGGCGGGCGCCGTGTACGCCTGCCAGGCGACCTTCTTCGCCTGGTGCAACGACGCGATGCGGTACGAGGAGGGCGTCTTCCGCGGCGTCGTGCTGGCGGGCATGAACCTGGGGAGCAACGCCGTCAACGCGTGGTGGAGCATCCTGTTCTACGGCGCCTCCATGGCGCCGTGGTTCACC AGGGGCATGTGGGCCATGATCGCCAGCTCCATCGCCCTGATCGTCTGGACGAGCGGCCTCACGTACCTGGCGCACCGGGAGGAGCAGCGGAGGGTTTTGAACGCGGAGGCGGGGGAGACGGGGTCGGTTGCCAAGAGGTCCGACACGaaggacgacgatgccgtttga